A genomic region of Rhizobium sp. NXC24 contains the following coding sequences:
- a CDS encoding LysR family transcriptional regulator produces the protein MKNATWDSYQLFLDVARGGGLTGAASSSGLSPATIGRRMLELESQIGRTLFQRSQTGYALTGDGQALFDQLLEMEAAARKVDSWQRDAQGMSVVRIAAGTWVGWLLSQNMPTICSERDGFRIDLYLGERRASLAHRQSDIGIRAFEPEETNLAAIKTGDVAYAAYQARNMRFSGQQRWIAAAEEEAVSAYLRWPHQNRREEIAFTVSRPRSLHDLVLAGAGIAVLPCFVGDQEPRLERVGEEIVSLRHRQWIVMNDADRHRRDIRTVVDRMTKLLKSHAELFAGKRPTYA, from the coding sequence ATGAAAAACGCGACCTGGGATTCCTATCAGCTTTTCCTCGACGTCGCCCGCGGCGGCGGGTTGACGGGGGCTGCATCTTCCAGCGGTTTGAGCCCGGCGACGATCGGCCGGCGCATGCTGGAATTGGAAAGCCAGATCGGGCGCACGCTCTTCCAGCGCAGCCAGACGGGATATGCGTTGACGGGCGACGGGCAAGCGCTCTTCGACCAGCTTCTGGAGATGGAGGCCGCCGCCCGCAAGGTGGATAGCTGGCAGCGCGACGCCCAGGGGATGTCCGTCGTTCGCATTGCCGCCGGAACCTGGGTCGGCTGGCTGCTCAGCCAGAACATGCCGACGATCTGTTCGGAGCGGGATGGATTCCGCATCGATCTATATCTCGGCGAGCGCCGCGCCAGCCTTGCCCATCGCCAAAGTGACATCGGCATCCGCGCCTTCGAACCGGAGGAGACCAATCTTGCTGCCATCAAGACCGGCGACGTCGCCTATGCCGCCTATCAGGCGCGCAACATGCGCTTTTCCGGCCAGCAGCGTTGGATCGCGGCGGCGGAGGAGGAGGCGGTATCGGCCTATCTGCGCTGGCCGCATCAGAACAGACGCGAAGAGATCGCCTTCACGGTCAGCCGCCCGCGCTCGCTTCACGATCTCGTGCTCGCGGGAGCAGGTATCGCCGTTCTGCCTTGCTTCGTCGGTGATCAGGAACCGAGGCTGGAACGGGTCGGCGAGGAGATCGTGTCCCTGCGCCATCGGCAGTGGATCGTCATGAACGATGCCGACCGTCATCGGCGGGATATCCGCACCGTGGTCGATCGCATGACCAAGTTGCTGAAAAGCCATGCGGAACTGTTTGCGGGCAAGCGCCCGACCTACGCGTAA
- a CDS encoding polyamine ABC transporter substrate-binding protein, producing MKSMFARLAATAFAAVSLVTAAQAADKVVNIYNWSDYIDDSILADFTKETGIKVVYDTFDSNETLETKLLAGKTGYDIVVPTADFLQRQIKAGVFQKLDKSKLPNISNMWDMVMQRISTYDPGNQYAIDYMWGTNGIGYNVDKVKQILGTDDKPTLDVIFDPKVAAKFKDCGIYMLDAPKDVIPTVLAYLGLDPNSTKQEDFKKAETLLASVRPFVRKFHSSEYINALANGDICIAFGYSGDVLQARNRAEEAKNGVHVDYSMPKQAQMWFDVMAIPADAPHVAEAHEFLNYIMKPEVIAKASNFVAYANGNKASQQFVNKEVLEDPAVYPTDEIMKHLFTVTPWDPKTQRLATRLWTKVVTGQ from the coding sequence ATGAAGTCCATGTTCGCACGGCTTGCAGCAACGGCTTTCGCAGCCGTTTCGCTGGTGACGGCAGCCCAGGCTGCAGACAAGGTCGTCAATATCTACAACTGGTCGGATTATATCGATGATTCGATCCTGGCCGATTTCACCAAGGAAACCGGCATCAAGGTTGTCTACGATACCTTTGATTCCAACGAGACCCTGGAAACCAAGCTCCTTGCGGGCAAGACCGGCTACGACATCGTCGTGCCGACGGCGGACTTCCTGCAACGCCAGATCAAGGCCGGTGTGTTCCAGAAGCTCGACAAGTCGAAGCTGCCGAACATCTCCAACATGTGGGACATGGTGATGCAGCGCATCTCCACTTACGATCCCGGCAACCAATATGCCATCGACTATATGTGGGGCACCAACGGCATCGGCTACAATGTCGACAAGGTGAAGCAGATCCTCGGCACCGACGACAAGCCGACGCTCGATGTGATCTTCGACCCGAAGGTCGCCGCCAAGTTCAAGGATTGCGGCATCTATATGCTCGATGCGCCGAAGGACGTCATCCCGACAGTGCTGGCCTATCTCGGCCTCGATCCGAACTCGACCAAGCAGGAGGATTTCAAGAAGGCTGAGACTCTTCTGGCATCGGTCCGGCCTTTCGTCCGCAAGTTCCATTCGTCCGAATATATCAATGCGCTGGCCAACGGCGATATCTGCATCGCTTTCGGCTATTCCGGCGATGTGCTGCAGGCGCGCAATCGCGCCGAAGAGGCCAAGAACGGCGTGCATGTCGACTATTCGATGCCGAAGCAGGCGCAGATGTGGTTCGACGTCATGGCGATCCCGGCCGATGCGCCGCATGTGGCCGAGGCGCATGAATTCCTGAATTACATCATGAAGCCGGAAGTCATCGCCAAGGCCAGCAACTTCGTCGCCTACGCCAACGGCAACAAGGCTTCGCAGCAGTTCGTGAACAAAGAAGTCCTCGAGGACCCGGCGGTCTATCCGACCGATGAGATCATGAAACACCTGTTCACGGTGACGCCGTGGGATCCGAAGACGCAGCGCCTGGCGACGCGCTTGTGGACCAAGGTTGTTACCGGTCAATAA
- a CDS encoding ABC transporter permease subunit has protein sequence MIRWSRFNIVSVTLGLAFLYLPILLLVIYSFNASRLVTVWGGFSTQWYSHLLSNDSMLNAAWLTVRIALLSATIATVLGTLAALTLVRYTRFRGRILFSGMIYAPLVMPDVITGLSLLLLFVTADLDRGFWTIVMAHTTLTMCFVAVVVQSRLLSFDRSIEEAALDLGAPPVRTFFEITLPIIAPAVFSGWVLALTLSLDDLVIATFASGAGAKTLPMLIYSQVKLGVTPEINAICTILIGVVTIGVICASVVTKRREVQRQRDEQAAAAA, from the coding sequence ATGATCCGCTGGTCCCGCTTCAACATCGTCTCCGTCACGCTCGGCCTTGCCTTCCTGTATTTGCCGATCCTGCTGCTGGTCATTTATTCCTTCAACGCTTCGCGGCTGGTCACAGTCTGGGGCGGCTTCTCGACCCAGTGGTACAGCCATCTGCTCAGCAACGACAGCATGCTCAACGCGGCGTGGCTGACCGTACGCATTGCCTTGCTCTCGGCGACGATCGCCACCGTCCTTGGCACGCTGGCGGCACTGACACTGGTGCGCTACACGCGCTTCCGTGGCCGCATCCTGTTTTCCGGCATGATCTATGCGCCGCTGGTCATGCCCGACGTCATCACCGGCCTATCGCTGCTGCTGCTCTTCGTCACCGCCGACCTCGATCGCGGCTTCTGGACCATCGTCATGGCGCATACGACGCTGACCATGTGTTTCGTTGCCGTCGTCGTGCAGTCCAGGCTTCTGAGCTTCGATCGCTCGATCGAGGAGGCGGCGCTCGATCTCGGCGCGCCGCCGGTGCGCACCTTCTTCGAGATCACGCTGCCGATCATCGCGCCGGCCGTGTTCTCCGGCTGGGTGCTGGCGCTGACGCTGTCACTCGACGACTTGGTGATCGCCACTTTTGCTTCGGGGGCTGGCGCAAAGACATTGCCGATGCTGATCTACAGCCAGGTGAAGCTCGGCGTGACGCCTGAGATCAACGCCATCTGCACCATCCTGATCGGCGTCGTCACCATCGGCGTCATCTGCGCCTCCGTCGTCACCAAGCGCCGCGAAGTGCAGCGCCAAAGGGACGAGCAGGCTGCTGCCGCGGCATAG
- a CDS encoding aldo/keto reductase: MQYQKFGNTGLSVSRLCLGTMTFGLQIEQEDIAHAILDKATDAGVNFIDTADVYPLGGGEELAGRTEEIVGRWLKGRRDRFIVATKAVGKVGPSPWDQGASRKHLLDAIDASLRRLGTDYVDLYQLHSDDRDTPIDETLEALDVIVRSGKARYVGVSNFLAYRLALALGRADFLRTARFVSVQPRYNLLFRQIERELLPLAEEQHLAVIPYNPIAGGLLTGKHRHDVAPTEGRFSSQLRNAGTNYLQRYWHEREFATIEKLRGIADEAGHSLTKLAVAWVAANPVITSAIIGASRPEQLTDTLAAIDLKLDPALKAKLDDATVEYRWGDAAR, from the coding sequence ATGCAGTATCAAAAATTCGGCAATACCGGTCTCAGCGTCTCGCGCCTCTGCCTCGGCACCATGACCTTTGGCCTGCAGATCGAGCAGGAAGACATTGCGCATGCCATTCTCGACAAGGCGACCGACGCCGGCGTCAACTTCATCGACACCGCCGACGTCTATCCACTCGGCGGCGGCGAAGAGCTTGCCGGCCGCACCGAGGAAATCGTCGGCCGCTGGCTGAAGGGCAGACGCGATCGCTTCATCGTCGCCACCAAGGCGGTCGGCAAAGTCGGTCCCTCCCCCTGGGATCAGGGCGCGTCGCGCAAGCACCTTCTCGACGCCATCGATGCATCCTTGCGGCGTCTCGGCACCGACTATGTCGACCTCTATCAGCTCCATTCCGACGACCGCGACACACCGATCGACGAGACCCTGGAGGCGCTCGACGTCATCGTACGCTCGGGCAAGGCGCGCTATGTCGGCGTATCGAATTTCCTCGCTTACCGGCTGGCTCTGGCGCTCGGCCGCGCCGATTTCCTGCGCACCGCCCGCTTCGTCTCCGTGCAGCCGCGCTACAATCTGCTGTTCCGCCAGATCGAGCGCGAACTACTGCCGCTTGCGGAAGAACAGCACCTCGCCGTCATTCCATACAATCCGATCGCCGGCGGCCTTCTGACCGGCAAACACAGGCACGACGTCGCGCCGACCGAAGGCCGCTTCAGCTCGCAACTGCGCAATGCCGGCACGAACTATCTGCAGCGCTACTGGCATGAACGCGAATTCGCGACGATCGAGAAACTGCGCGGTATCGCCGACGAGGCCGGCCATTCGCTTACCAAGCTCGCCGTCGCCTGGGTGGCCGCCAATCCGGTGATCACCTCCGCCATTATCGGCGCCAGCCGTCCGGAGCAACTGACCGACACGCTCGCCGCCATCGATCTCAAGCTCGATCCGGCGCTGAAGGCGAAGCTGGACGACGCGACAGTGGAATATCGCTGGGGCGACGCTGCTCGCTGA
- a CDS encoding AsmA-like C-terminal region-containing protein, with product MRASRNKKWWLTMRSASRWLPAVARTTGIVLLTIIIVFAVFRATAPFLISSGLVRAGIENALSDWTGYRAQIEGAPTLEFWPTPRVTLNQVTIREPTKNGKVLGHVDSLSADFSLFAALRGRAHFHEFHFLRPVIYIRRDETGLIDWTNEGLLSKAIERVETSSNQGMPISKDQDAVIGMLTIEDGRVEMTDDRSGNLYKMSSINADISWPRLSGAMTAVILARLNGQDVKIDFNSAQPLLLFAGKSVDAKTSFSSPLINWTYAGATSISNLSALAGNLDLSVPNVPSFLAWSGEHLPAADTLRNVSLNADVAAIPNGLRFNNLNFKVNESAASGVMDLSYTTSGKPKISGTLAFDQMNLNPFLVAFSMRLAADTAIDALLNGNPLQRLDLDMRLSSNKAVLGPFQFDNIGASLLVAGGKAKFDIGDSGFEGGELTSHLEVTQGDFDGGGKLQISIHDADFGGLFTRLNLAGPLPLTTGSLDLSLSTSKPIWAANLSDVAGKMHFTSATGSFRQFNISAFRALASEKAFFRMSDIADTAFDFDSLNVDASVAKGSVEVHSAQIVGRNETVMLNGVVPFRSNALALSGTMQASNPANATELPMLPFFIGGTWPDPVISPVTTLLKKPDQQTQQ from the coding sequence ATGAGAGCGTCGAGGAATAAAAAGTGGTGGTTGACGATGCGATCGGCCTCGCGCTGGCTACCTGCCGTTGCGCGCACCACTGGCATCGTCCTTCTCACCATCATCATCGTCTTCGCCGTTTTCCGGGCAACTGCTCCCTTCCTGATTTCCAGCGGCCTGGTGCGGGCCGGCATCGAGAATGCCCTGTCGGACTGGACGGGATATCGCGCCCAGATCGAGGGCGCGCCGACGCTGGAATTCTGGCCGACGCCGCGCGTGACGCTCAACCAGGTTACCATCCGCGAACCGACGAAAAACGGCAAGGTGCTTGGCCATGTCGACAGCCTTTCGGCGGACTTCTCGCTGTTTGCGGCGCTGCGCGGGCGCGCGCATTTTCATGAATTCCATTTCCTGCGGCCGGTGATCTACATCCGGCGTGACGAGACCGGTCTGATCGACTGGACGAATGAAGGGCTGCTGTCCAAGGCAATCGAACGAGTGGAGACGTCCTCCAACCAGGGCATGCCGATCAGCAAGGACCAGGATGCCGTCATCGGCATGCTGACGATCGAGGACGGTCGCGTCGAAATGACGGACGATCGCAGCGGCAATCTCTACAAGATGAGCAGCATAAATGCGGACATCTCCTGGCCGCGGCTGTCCGGGGCGATGACTGCCGTCATTCTGGCGCGGCTCAACGGTCAGGACGTCAAGATCGATTTCAATTCTGCCCAGCCTCTGCTGCTCTTTGCCGGCAAGAGCGTCGATGCGAAGACAAGCTTCTCCTCGCCGCTGATCAACTGGACCTATGCAGGCGCCACCAGCATTTCCAATCTCTCCGCGCTCGCCGGAAATCTGGATCTGAGCGTGCCGAATGTGCCGTCTTTCCTGGCCTGGAGCGGAGAACATCTGCCGGCCGCCGATACGCTACGCAACGTCTCTCTCAATGCCGACGTCGCCGCGATCCCGAATGGTCTGCGCTTTAACAATCTGAACTTCAAGGTCAACGAATCCGCGGCGTCCGGCGTCATGGATCTGAGCTATACGACAAGCGGCAAGCCGAAGATTTCCGGAACGCTCGCCTTCGACCAGATGAACCTCAATCCGTTCCTGGTGGCCTTCTCCATGCGGCTGGCCGCGGATACGGCCATCGACGCATTGCTCAACGGCAATCCGCTACAGCGCCTCGATTTGGATATGCGGCTCTCGTCGAACAAAGCCGTGCTCGGTCCCTTCCAGTTCGATAATATCGGCGCCAGCCTGCTGGTTGCGGGCGGCAAGGCAAAATTCGATATCGGCGACAGCGGCTTCGAGGGTGGAGAGCTCACCTCGCATCTGGAAGTCACGCAAGGCGACTTCGATGGCGGCGGCAAATTACAGATATCCATCCACGATGCCGATTTCGGCGGGCTATTCACCCGGCTCAACCTTGCAGGACCTCTACCGCTGACGACCGGTTCTCTGGATCTTTCGCTCAGCACGTCGAAGCCGATCTGGGCTGCCAATCTCAGCGATGTCGCCGGCAAGATGCATTTCACGTCGGCCACCGGCTCCTTCCGGCAATTCAACATCTCAGCCTTCCGTGCGCTTGCGTCCGAAAAGGCCTTTTTCCGGATGAGCGATATCGCCGACACGGCCTTCGATTTCGACAGCCTCAACGTCGATGCTAGCGTTGCCAAGGGATCGGTCGAGGTTCACAGCGCCCAGATCGTCGGGCGCAACGAAACGGTGATGCTGAACGGCGTCGTTCCCTTCCGCAGCAACGCACTGGCGCTGTCGGGCACGATGCAGGCGAGCAATCCGGCCAATGCGACGGAGCTGCCGATGCTGCCCTTCTTCATCGGCGGCACCTGGCCGGACCCGGTGATCTCGCCGGTCACGACGCTGCTGAAGAAGCCTGATCAGCAGACGCAGCAATAA
- a CDS encoding ABC transporter ATP-binding protein yields the protein MKSLGNIRRSFAPWTDPSAKPYISFKNVTKKFGDFTAVDNLSLDIYNREFFALLGASGCGKSTLLRMLAGFEQPTTGEIVLDGQNLAGTPPYRRPVNMMFQSYALFPHMTVEKNIAFGLRQDGMPKAEIAERVAQMLKLVKLEQFANRKPNQLSGGQRQRVALARSLAKRPKVLLLDEPLGALDKKLREETQFELMDLQQSLGLTFVVVTHDQEEAMTMADRIAVMSHGRVVQVATPAEIYEAPNSRFVADFIGDVNILDGNVTRANGGTVEIAVDNGFTLRTAASEMLTEGSRAGFAIRPEKLRVTPRPPANASVNAAEGEIWDIAYLGDMTVFHVKLKSGQVVKASSLNAVRAVEEPFSYDQGVWVSFDENAGVLLKD from the coding sequence ATGAAGTCTCTCGGTAATATCCGGCGTTCCTTTGCTCCTTGGACGGATCCTTCGGCAAAGCCATATATTTCCTTCAAGAACGTCACGAAGAAGTTCGGCGATTTCACCGCCGTCGACAATCTTTCGCTGGATATCTACAACCGCGAATTCTTCGCCTTGCTCGGCGCATCCGGTTGCGGCAAGTCCACGCTGCTGCGCATGCTGGCGGGCTTTGAGCAGCCGACGACGGGCGAGATCGTTCTCGACGGCCAGAATCTTGCCGGCACGCCGCCCTATCGCCGCCCCGTCAACATGATGTTCCAATCCTACGCGCTCTTCCCGCATATGACGGTGGAAAAGAACATCGCCTTCGGGCTGCGCCAGGATGGCATGCCGAAAGCGGAGATCGCCGAGCGCGTTGCGCAGATGCTAAAGCTCGTCAAGCTGGAGCAATTTGCCAACCGCAAGCCGAACCAGCTCTCCGGTGGCCAGCGCCAGCGCGTGGCGCTCGCCCGCTCGCTCGCCAAGCGGCCGAAGGTGCTGCTGCTCGACGAGCCGCTCGGCGCGCTCGACAAGAAGCTGCGCGAGGAGACCCAGTTCGAGCTCATGGACCTGCAGCAGAGCCTTGGCCTCACCTTCGTCGTCGTCACCCACGATCAGGAAGAGGCGATGACCATGGCCGACCGCATTGCCGTGATGAGCCATGGCAGGGTCGTGCAGGTGGCGACGCCGGCGGAGATCTATGAGGCTCCCAATTCCCGCTTCGTCGCAGACTTCATCGGTGACGTGAACATCCTCGACGGCAATGTCACGCGCGCAAATGGCGGCACGGTCGAGATTGCCGTCGATAATGGCTTCACCCTGCGCACGGCAGCTAGCGAAATGCTCACTGAGGGCAGCCGCGCGGGCTTTGCCATCCGGCCGGAAAAGCTACGTGTCACGCCGCGCCCGCCCGCCAACGCCTCGGTCAATGCCGCCGAGGGCGAGATCTGGGATATTGCCTATCTAGGCGACATGACGGTCTTCCACGTCAAGCTGAAGAGCGGACAGGTCGTCAAGGCTTCGTCGCTGAATGCAGTGCGCGCAGTGGAGGAACCTTTCTCCTATGATCAAGGCGTCTGGGTCTCCTTCGATGAAAATGCCGGCGTGCTGCTGAAGGATTGA
- a CDS encoding ABC transporter permease subunit, with protein MRTLGSSIYQRLVIIVPYAWLLVFFLAPFLIVFRISLSTKALSVPPYDPAFSWSDSFSDWWDKLQSMSFDNYTWLAGDPLYFNAYLQSLKISGISTILTLIIAYPIAYGMAQAPRSIRPTLLMLVILPFWTSFLIRVYSWMSILSTTGLLNQLLMTLGIIHEPLVILNTNTAVYIGMVYSYLPFMVLPLYSSLEKMDGTLIEAAQDLGCTPIGAFWRVTFPLSIPGVIAGCMLVFIPAVGEFVIPDLLGGSETLMIGKVLWSEFYGNTDWPLASAVATILLLVLVVPIVFFQHIQAKADEKGR; from the coding sequence ATGAGGACGCTCGGCTCTTCCATCTACCAGCGCCTCGTCATCATCGTGCCTTATGCCTGGCTGCTGGTTTTCTTTCTCGCGCCCTTCCTGATCGTCTTCCGCATTTCGCTGTCGACGAAGGCGCTCTCGGTTCCGCCCTATGATCCGGCTTTCAGTTGGTCGGACAGTTTCAGCGATTGGTGGGACAAGCTGCAGAGCATGTCCTTCGACAACTACACCTGGCTGGCCGGCGATCCCCTCTATTTCAACGCCTATCTCCAAAGCCTGAAGATTTCCGGCATATCGACGATCCTGACGCTGATCATCGCCTATCCCATAGCCTATGGCATGGCGCAGGCGCCGCGCAGCATCCGCCCGACGCTGTTGATGCTGGTCATCCTGCCGTTCTGGACGAGTTTCCTGATCCGCGTCTATTCCTGGATGTCGATCTTGAGCACGACGGGCTTGCTCAATCAATTGCTGATGACGCTCGGTATCATCCATGAGCCGCTGGTGATCCTGAACACCAATACCGCCGTCTATATCGGCATGGTCTATTCCTATCTGCCCTTCATGGTGCTGCCGCTCTATTCCTCGCTGGAAAAGATGGACGGCACGCTGATCGAGGCGGCACAGGACCTTGGCTGCACGCCGATCGGCGCCTTCTGGCGCGTGACCTTCCCCTTGTCGATCCCTGGCGTCATCGCCGGCTGCATGCTGGTTTTCATCCCCGCGGTCGGCGAGTTCGTCATCCCAGACCTGCTTGGCGGCTCCGAAACGCTGATGATCGGCAAAGTGTTGTGGAGCGAGTTTTACGGCAATACAGACTGGCCGCTGGCATCGGCGGTGGCGACCATCCTGCTGCTTGTGCTGGTGGTGCCCATCGTCTTCTTCCAGCACATACAGGCAAAAGCCGATGAGAAGGGGAGATAG
- a CDS encoding HAMP domain-containing methyl-accepting chemotaxis protein produces the protein MFIDKILSRFKIKTKVLIFVLPFVISISAVGLTGLYASGLLQGRMEISNSVLQSLTGFKNLYASMDDFLRITNEQQRDKLYQDIKSQQGVLNATLDQLGKDAEGRDNLTDATTKTADTANLVAKLWTLHEQEVAFRKVIEDAQRALISARFNVDFDGQQLEDQMRKDQADATATLRAADRLLKGGDALVSVAEDFNKAATPADKVKLLKDRLPDLNKALRAIDLAVPQNQKSVVQSLAGTIKDLGAFTESTDVPTDDTVTAIGRLLSRFRQMSTYTQLTATQMMRQATTTFVQLDARVVQTNSVLQDTRRLEGSIYSLQLVLADFTANTTKENLVRLRQEIAKLGGDMNTLNQSAKDMDFAGDIDKAIRPAIKSMDEAGGKLVDTITQRIAEYASARQQLDQVWGQLTAFAETQKQSAGTERDQANYISILATTLGIILSVAGGIALVLTLQRPIGQITAAMRRIADGMLETAISGEQRHDEIGDMARALGIFKENALSKIRIEEQSDEERTAAEHERQRNDAEKRELDRQIDFAVSELAAGLERLAQGDISASIQTPFIGRLEQLRQDFNSSLSRLQQTLSQVRDNVEMIQSNGSQMAASAEDLSKRTEQQAAALEETAAAVDEITVTVRSSAERAKEADAIVREAKRSADDSSVVVGNAIDAMGRIEDASRQIEQIIGVIDEIAFQTNLLALNAGIEAARAGEAGKGFAVVAMEVRELAQRSAAAAQEIKGLINKSTHEVNSGSQFVQEAGSVLAQISGQIVTISQHVEMIARASHDQASALQGVNSSVNQMDQMTQKNAAMVEETTAASRELATEADALLYLIQQFKIEGGQGAGYMRAQAA, from the coding sequence ATGTTCATTGACAAGATCCTGTCTCGTTTCAAGATCAAGACGAAGGTTCTGATCTTCGTGCTGCCTTTCGTCATCAGCATTTCCGCCGTCGGCCTCACCGGGCTCTACGCTTCGGGCCTGCTGCAGGGGCGCATGGAAATTTCCAACAGCGTGCTGCAATCGCTGACGGGCTTCAAGAACCTCTACGCTTCGATGGATGACTTCCTGCGCATCACCAACGAACAGCAGCGCGACAAGCTCTATCAGGACATCAAATCGCAGCAGGGTGTCCTGAACGCGACGCTCGACCAGCTCGGTAAGGATGCGGAGGGCCGCGATAATCTGACGGATGCGACGACCAAGACTGCCGACACGGCAAACCTGGTTGCCAAGCTCTGGACGCTACACGAGCAGGAAGTCGCCTTTCGCAAGGTGATCGAAGACGCGCAAAGAGCGCTGATCAGCGCCCGCTTCAATGTCGATTTCGATGGTCAGCAACTGGAAGACCAGATGCGTAAGGACCAGGCCGACGCGACCGCGACGTTGCGCGCCGCCGACCGCCTACTGAAGGGCGGCGATGCGCTTGTCTCCGTCGCCGAAGATTTCAACAAGGCCGCAACGCCCGCCGATAAGGTCAAGCTGCTCAAGGACCGGTTGCCTGATCTCAACAAGGCGCTACGGGCGATCGATCTCGCCGTGCCGCAGAACCAGAAAAGCGTCGTGCAGTCGCTGGCCGGCACCATCAAGGATCTCGGCGCTTTCACCGAAAGCACTGATGTTCCAACGGACGATACCGTCACCGCCATCGGTCGGCTGCTTTCGCGCTTCCGGCAGATGTCGACCTATACGCAGCTCACGGCAACGCAGATGATGCGCCAGGCGACCACGACCTTCGTTCAACTGGACGCCCGGGTCGTCCAGACCAATTCCGTTCTGCAGGACACCCGCCGTCTCGAAGGTTCGATCTATTCGCTGCAGCTCGTGCTTGCCGACTTCACCGCTAATACCACTAAGGAAAATCTCGTCCGTCTGCGCCAGGAAATCGCCAAACTCGGTGGCGACATGAATACGCTGAACCAGAGTGCCAAGGACATGGATTTCGCCGGCGATATCGACAAGGCCATCCGCCCGGCCATCAAGTCGATGGATGAAGCCGGCGGCAAGCTGGTCGATACCATCACCCAGCGCATCGCCGAATATGCCAGCGCCCGCCAGCAGCTCGATCAGGTCTGGGGTCAGCTCACCGCCTTTGCCGAAACCCAGAAGCAGAGCGCCGGCACGGAGCGTGATCAGGCGAACTACATCTCGATCCTCGCCACCACGCTTGGCATCATCCTCTCGGTCGCCGGCGGCATCGCTCTGGTCCTGACCCTGCAGCGTCCGATCGGTCAGATCACCGCCGCCATGCGCCGTATCGCCGACGGCATGCTGGAAACTGCGATCTCCGGCGAGCAGCGCCACGACGAAATCGGCGACATGGCCCGCGCGCTCGGCATCTTCAAGGAAAACGCGCTTTCGAAGATCCGCATCGAGGAGCAGAGCGACGAGGAGCGCACCGCAGCCGAGCACGAGCGCCAGCGCAACGATGCCGAAAAGCGCGAGCTAGACCGTCAGATCGACTTCGCCGTCAGCGAACTTGCCGCCGGCCTCGAGCGCCTGGCTCAAGGCGATATCTCTGCTAGCATCCAGACGCCTTTCATCGGCCGCCTCGAACAACTCCGCCAGGATTTCAACAGCTCGCTGTCGCGTCTGCAGCAGACGCTCAGCCAGGTGCGCGACAATGTCGAGATGATCCAGAGCAACGGCAGCCAGATGGCAGCTTCCGCCGAGGACTTGTCGAAGCGCACCGAACAGCAGGCGGCCGCGTTGGAAGAAACCGCCGCCGCCGTGGACGAAATCACCGTCACCGTCCGCTCGTCCGCCGAGCGCGCCAAGGAGGCGGATGCGATCGTCCGCGAAGCAAAGCGCAGCGCCGACGACAGCTCCGTCGTCGTCGGTAACGCCATCGATGCGATGGGCCGTATCGAAGATGCCTCACGCCAGATCGAGCAGATCATCGGCGTCATCGACGAGATCGCCTTCCAGACCAACCTTCTGGCGTTGAACGCCGGTATCGAAGCCGCGCGCGCCGGCGAGGCCGGCAAGGGCTTTGCGGTTGTCGCCATGGAGGTGCGCGAACTTGCCCAGCGCTCCGCCGCTGCGGCACAGGAGATCAAGGGGCTGATCAACAAATCGACCCACGAGGTCAATTCCGGCTCGCAGTTCGTGCAGGAGGCCGGCTCCGTGCTCGCCCAGATCAGCGGTCAGATCGTCACCATCAGCCAGCATGTGGAAATGATCGCGCGCGCCAGCCACGATCAGGCAAGCGCGCTGCAGGGTGTCAACTCCTCCGTCAACCAGATGGACCAGATGACACAGAAGAATGCGGCCATGGTCGAAGAAACCACGGCGGCCAGCCGCGAACTGGCCACCGAAGCGGACGCGCTGCTCTATCTCATCCAGCAGTTCAAGATCGAAGGCGGGCAGGGCGCGGGCTATATGCGGGCGCAAGCCGCCTGA